Proteins encoded together in one Mercenaria mercenaria strain notata chromosome 18, MADL_Memer_1, whole genome shotgun sequence window:
- the LOC128550586 gene encoding galactosylceramide sulfotransferase-like, translating into MGPSKTEYADYLRLNNGTYLKYSRSNIFNVTTETTDQNKLQFPRSVTRVKTYSGNAQQQQQQKQQKQEVRHIGFLKVHRAASSTMQNMFFRFGLKRNLTYVFTNHPKYFSRTAQRHLPLVKPRYRNGYDILCNHGVFNYDIYSSLLPKDTVYLAIVRDPLAVFISAVNYYSQKSQNIDYIARIRGNRLQYLIQRPEVYDKEFFSYTKNVMARDFGFPETNDQSQIDSKLKELGHIFKLVLLSEHFEDSLILMKRYLNWKLKDILFLPNNVYEKGQTGIDLTLNNTEQFEIRNQLDYSVYNYFYKKFWDQFNEETDDIDSEVKHFKNVLFHLKTFCNNKIEFPENDGSVLTVEESKWTEQFIVKFEDCKYMTMYELEFIELLRRKQGSELQIPTVV; encoded by the coding sequence ATGGGCCCATCAAAGACTGAATACGCCGATTATTTACGCCTAAATAATGGTACATACTTGAAATATTCTCGGTCAAACATCTTCAACGTAACCACGGAAACTACAGATCAGAATAAGTTACAATTTCCTAGATCTGTCACACGCGTAAAAACATATTCTGGTAATgcacagcagcagcagcaacaaaaACAGCAAAAACAAGAAGTGCGTCATATAGGATTCTTGAAAGTTCACAGAGCAGCAAGTTCTACTATGCAAAATATGTTCTTCCGGTTTGGACTAAAACGCAATTTAACGTATGTATTTACAAATCATCCGAAATACTTTTCTAGAACGGCTCAAAGGCACTTACCATTAGTGAAACCCCGATATAGAAACGGATATGATATCCTTTGTAACCATGGTGTTTTCAATTACGATATTTACTCCTCTCTTCTACCTAAAGATACTGTTTACCTGGCTATTGTTAGAGACCCTCTTGCAGTGTTTATTTCAGCCGTTAACTATTACTCTCAGAAATCGCAAAACATTGATTACATTGCCCGAATTAGAGGAAACAGGCTACAGTACCTTATTCAAAGACCGGAAGTGTATGACAAGGAATTCTTCTCGTATACTAAAAACGTGATGGCACGAGATTTTGGGTTTCCGGAAACTAACGACCAAAGCCAAATAGACTCGAAGCTAAAAGAATTAGGTCacattttcaaacttgtcctCCTTAGTGAACATTTTGAAGACTCTCTCATATTAATGAAACGGTATTTGAACTGGAAACTGAAAGACATCTTGTTTCTACCAAATAACGTTTACGAAAAAGGGCAAACAGGAATAGATCTTACATTAAATAATACAGAACAGTTCGAAATACGAAATCAGCTCGATTACTCTGTATACAATTATTTCTACAAGAAATTTTGGGATCAGTTTAATGAGGAAACAGATGACATTGACTCAGaagtaaaacatttcaaaaatgttctatTTCATCTCAAAACATTCTGcaataataaaattgaatttccTGAAAACGATGGCAGCGTGCTGACAGTGGAAGAATCGAAATGGACTGaacaatttattgtaaaatttgaaGACTGTAAATATATGACCATGTACGAGTTAGAGTTTATTGAACTGTTACGCCGAAAACAAGGAAGTGAACTACAGATTCCAACTGTTGTGTAA